A single region of the Drosophila miranda strain MSH22 chromosome 2, D.miranda_PacBio2.1, whole genome shotgun sequence genome encodes:
- the LOC108154969 gene encoding fatty acid synthase has translation MSTSTERNEKKYSRIRPDSDGDDIVISGMAGKFPNCRNISEYEYKLYNKIDMVDDDERRWRHFNPEIPKRSGKISDLEKFDATFFGVHFKQAHTMDPQTRILIETAYEAVIDSGINPKSLRGSKTGVYVGSCISESEKTWFYEKVSSGGFGITGCSRAMMANRISYSLGLEGPSFLLDTACSSSMYALDNAFSAIRNGEIDAAIIGGSNLLLHPFVTLQFARLGVLAQDGFCRPFDKDASGYTRSETINCLFLQRKRDAKRVYASVIYSKTNCDGYKPEGITYPSGKVQEKLLDEFYKEIEVTPNDLGYLEAHSTGTVVGDPEECKAIDNVLCSQRQEPLLVGSVKSNVGHSEAASGICSLVKACFAFETGLIAPNINFTEVKSIIAPLAEGRLIVVKDVTPLPKPCIGINSFGFGGANAHALLRAYPKAKANFGLPEDDIPRILTWAGRTEEAVNEIFNAVEKKPMDAEFIGLLQNIQESDVSGMVFRGYAIFGKQGEAPAKALVRDVQHYTGLQRPIVWVYSGMGSQWPEMGASLMVIPRFRESIEVCHQTLKPKGVDLIHILTSNDPTIYQNILHSFVGIAAVQIGLTDVLRSLNLEPDFIIGHSVGELGCAYADGGLTPQQMILAAYYRGRVSVDVEKITGSMAAVGIGYKSILHMLPESIEVACHNGPDSCTISGPVDDVTRFVDELKAKSIFAKEVPCSNIAYHSKYIAHMGPPLLQYMMETVPHPKMRTEKWLSTSVPKSDWDHAERKLCSAQYHTNNLLSSVLFEETFALLPKNALTIEIAPHGLLGAILKRSMPSGVHIPLTNRGNKNNALFFLSALGKTHQNGLMVPVSNLYGKIDFPVSRATPSISSLIRWDHSEDWFVTKYENMKTKSSGERIFPVNLASDNEEFMSGHVIDGKILVPATSYLQYVWETFSLMYHGPSYMDVPVEFEDVRFLRATNMSVNGEVELNVMIHYGTGHFEITEAGSLVVTGLIRETESRTVPEVYHFQKESEFPMVSKKGFYKELKLRGYHYNGAFKAVHKARSDGLYGQVEWNYNWVTFMDAMLQIQILGTDSRTLLLPTKIRKLRINGLHHFDLLTKMDPENRFFDVYVDRKYDRIVAGGIELVGLHASPVQRRRPPGIPILEKYEFLPFLPSPAVSLANAARICVQLALENNSSLKMKLVEVDTDGRNTILNEFLEAIEDLPVITGDYMFLTSRKVDDIPGIHIENGSLSTQSNCHFVVCGGVCGDLNKDVIETAKSVLTDSGYVLIRAQSNIDKVHSEVSDQFRMITIIPIENNEEAFILLQKAPKNLQIEPLVVKVSENDKMFEWIAPIQSALSSKTPVVLYSFNEELSGLIGLVNCLRKEPDGNLVKCFFIADKTAPAFNLADPFYSAQHSLGLAINIYRNGTWGSLRHLKLPKSDKPMTRLDHIYGNVIQRGDLSTLRWLEGPLNPQDCMIKIAYSSLNFRDVMLATGRLAVELYGSSRIDQNCVLGFEYSGINTVTGRRIMSMVVKGGVASYVEKPSKLIWDIPDHWSLKEAATVPVVYITVYYAFFMVSDIRKGKSILIHAGTGGIGLAAIRVALAYNLEVFTTCSTPQKKQFLLDTFPQLKESNIGNSRDTSFELMIQRETDGNGVDFVLNSLSEDKLLASVRCLGKSGHFLEIGKFDMANDSKLGMGCFLKEITFHAVLADSLLVAPEEDIWHLKSLIDADISKGIIQPLPVQVFPAHEIEQAFRHLIGGKHIGKVVIQVRDTPDNPATLPVRVMSQIYFKPNLSYVIPGGLGGFGMELADWMALRGARKLILSSSRGITKDYQSYRIALWKTYGCEVVINTADISTIEGCQKLLSEASKLGPVGGIFNLAVMLRDAIFSNQSLDQFVESFAPKAVATKHLDTLSRVFCPELEHFVVFSSVSCGRGNAGQTNYGMANSIMERIIECRHRDGLPGKAIQWGAVGEVGLVADMAEDKIDMEIGGTLQQRIASCLQELDHLLSAESPIVASMVVAEKRSGRSGNESIIDAVMNIMGIRDLKSVSLGTTLSEIGMDSLMAVEIKQTLERDFELVLSPQDLRSLTFQKLQEFVEAREGENTDDIKMIFASDSNLLGMDLLLRNLGDEAHCDQVMIPLNTSAAPSKQSFPPNIIIPGLEGTAGQAWYHIGSNLQSRAVVLQLHQFASLETVQEIAEQSLERVKPILKPTEPFYIIGYSYGTFVALKLAQLLENAGFRGHIMLLDGAPHFLKRLTNLHLGENFSDNDLYDLLLTRIVNKIFHQESTAAAFHKIDSLEEKMTLFMEYVEKQKVYSKEYATTMVGAMFRRVKMAAKFDLDSTKNLKSPITLVRPAEVSLQDIDEDYCVSQLTAGKVVLKVIEGNHTTMLDNPALAKIINDFDPTLLDDKNFEEYIRNDKPVAVV, from the exons atgtCTACATCTACTGAAAGAAATGAGAAGAAATACTCCAGAATCCGACCTGATTCAGACGGCGATGATATAGTGATCTCCGGGATGGCAGGCAAATTTCCAAACTGTCGTAACATATCGGAATATGAATACAAGCTTTACAACAAG ATTGATATGGTTGACGACGATGAGCGTCGTTGGCGCCACTTTAATCCGGAAATACCAAAGCGATCAGGAAAAATTTCTGACCTCGAAAAGTTTGATGCTACTTTCTTTGGAGTGCATTTTAAGCAAGCACATACAATGGATCCCCAGACACGTATTCTCATCGAGACTGCGTATGAAGCTGTCATAGATTCAGGAATAAACCCAAAGAGTCTTCGTGGCTCAAAGACAGGAGTGTACGTTGGATCTTGTATATCTGAATCGGAAAAAACATGGTTTTACGAAAAGGTGTCATCTGGCGGCTTTGGAATTACTGGCTGTAGTCGGGCCATGATGGCTAATAGGATTTCGTACTCTCTAGGATTGGAGGGTCCTTCATTTTTACTAGATACAGCTTGTTCCAGTTCCATGTACGCGCTTGACAACGCTTTTAGCGCCATTCGAAATGGAGAAATTGATGCCGCCATCATCGGGGGATCAAACTTACTTCTTCATCCTTTTGTAACCCTTCAGTTTGCGAG ACTCGGTGTTCTGGCCCAAGACGGCTTTTGTCGTCCGTTTGATAAGGATGCTAGCGGTTACACACGATCAGAAACCATTAACTGCCTTTTTCTTCAACGTAAACGAGATGCCAAACGCGTTTATGCAAGTGTTATTTATTCAAAAACAAACTGTGATGGATATAAACCAGAGGGTATTACCTATCCGTCGGGTAAAGTGCAAGAAAAATTGCTCGACGAATTTTACAAGGAGATTGAAGTTACGCCAAATGATTTGGGCTACTTGGAGGCTCACAGTACAGGGACTGTAGTGGGGGATCCAGAGGAGTGCAAAGCGATTGATAACGTTCTTTGCAGTCAGAGGCAAGAGCCTCTATTGGTTGGATCTGTAAAATCAAATGTAGGGCATTCGGAAGCAGCTTCCGGGATCTGCTCTTTAGTAAAAGCCTGTTTTGCCTTCGAAACTGGTTTGATAGCACCAAACATAAACTTTACAGAGGTTAAATCTATAATTGCACCGTTGGCTGAGGGACGATTGATTGTAGTTAAAGATGTCACCCCACTACCAAAGCCATGTATCGGCATAAACTCCTTTGGATTTGGTGGGGCCAATGCTCATGCCCTTTTGAGAGCCTATCCCAAGGCCAAGGCCAATTTTGGCCTGCCAGAAGATGATATACCACGAATTCTCACATGGGCAGGAAGAACAGAAGAGGCCGTCAACGAGATTTTTAATGCTGTGGAGAAAAAGCCAATGGATGCGGAATTTATTGGATTACTTCAAAACATTCAAGAGAGCGATGTATCTGGCATGGTCTTCCGTGGCTACGCAATATTTGGCAAGCAAGGTGAAGCCCCAGCAAAAGCATTGGTCAGAGATGTACAGCATTACACCGGCCTCCAGCGCCCCATAGTCTGGGTTTATAGCGGAATGGGTTCGCAGTGGCCCGAAATGGGTGCTTCGCTTATGGTTATACCCCGTTTCCGAGAATCAATTGAAGTATGCCATCAGACTTTGAAACCGAAAGGAGTTGACCTTATACACATATTAACATCCAACGACCCCACAATTTACCAAAATATTTTGCACTCTTTCGTGGGTATAGCGGCCGTCCAAATTGGTTTAACTGATGTCTTGCGTTCCCTTAACTTGGAGCCAGACTTTATTATTGGGCATTCTGTGGGAGAACTGGGCTGCGCATATGCCGATGGTGGGCTTACCCCACAACAAATGATACTAGCAGCCTATTATCGCGGAAGAGTTAGTGTGGACGTGGAAAAAATTACGGGCTCCATGGCAGCAGTCGGCATTGGGTACAAGTCAATTCTGCACATGCTGCCGGAATCCATCGAAGTGGCCTGTCACAACGGTCCAGACTCTTGCACTATCTCTGGACCAGTCGATGATGTGACCCGTTTCGTAGACGAATTAAAAGCCAAAAGTATATTTGCCAAAGAGGTGCCATGCTCCAATATAGCTTATCACTCAAAATACATTGCCCACATGGGACCCCCCTTGCTGCAATATATGATGGAAACTGTACCACATCCAAAAATGAGAACCGAAAAGTGGCTGAGTACTAGTGTTCCCAAAAGCGATTGGGATCATGCTGAGCGCAAGCTTTGCTCCGCTCAGTACCATACTAATAATTTGCTGAGCAGTGTGCTTTTTGAAGAAACATTCGCATTGCTTCCGAAAAATGCCTTGACTATCGAAATTGCACCGCATGGCTTGCTGGGCGCTATTCTGAAGCGATCTATGCCAAGTGGGGTTCATATTCCACTGACGAATAGGGGAAACAAGAACAACGCCTTGTTCTTTTTGTCTGCGCTGGGAAA AACACACCAAAATGGATTAATGGTTCCTGTTTCTAACTTGTATGGAAAAATTGACTTCCCAGTGTCGCGGGCTACACCAAGCATCAGCTCACTCATTCGTTGGGATCATAGTGAAGATTGGTTTGTGACAAAGTATGAAAATATGAAAACAAAGTCCAGTGGGGAGCGCATATTTCCAGTTAACTTAGCCAGTGACAACGAGGAGTTTATGAGTGGACATGTTATAGATGGCAAAATTTTGGTTCCAGCCACATCCTACCTGCAGTACGTTTGGGAAACATTTTCCCTCATGTATCATGGTCCGAGCTATATGGATGTGCCAGTTGAGTTCGAAGACGTACGCTTTTTGAGAGCGACAAATATGTCAGTAAATGGCGAAGTGGAATTGAACGTAATGATTCACTACGGCACCGGACATTTTGAG ATAACGGAAGCGGGCAGTTTGGTTGTTACCGGTCTTATAAGAGAGACTGAAAGTCGCACCGTACCAGAAGTATATCACTTCCAGAAGGAATCAGAGTTTCCTATGGTATCGAAAAAAGGCTTCTACAAAGAACTAAAATTACGTGGATATCATTACAATGGAGCATTCAAGGCAGTTCATAAGGCCCGTTCGGATGGTCTATACGGACAGGTGGAGTGGAATTATAATTGGGTAACATTCATGGATGCGATGCTACAAATTCAGATACTGGGAACTGATTCACGGACACTTCTGCTGCCAACAAAGATTCGAAAACTTAGAATAAATGGCCTCCATCACTTTGACTTACTGACCAAAATGGACCCTGAGAATCGCTTTTTCGACGTATATGTGGATCGAAAGTACGATCGGATTGTCGCGGGTGGCATTGAACTTGTGGGTCTTCATGCAAGTCCCGTTCAAAGACGCAGGCCACCTGGTATTCCTATCCTGGAGAAATATGAATTTCTCCCCTTCTTGCCGTCTCCAGCTGTATCGCTGGCAAATGCTGCCCGAATTTGTGTGCAATTGGCCCTAGAAAATAACTCTTCATTAAAAATGAAGTTGGTCGAGGTAGATACAGATGGAAGAAACACgattttaaatgaattcctGGAAGCTATCGAGGACTTACCAGTAATCACGGGAGATTACATGTTTTTGACATCTAGAAAGGTAGACGACATTCCCGGCATTCATATTGAAAATGGTAGTTTGTCCACACAATCGAATTGTCACTTCGTTGTTTGTGGTGGAGTCTGCGGAGATCTTAACAAAGACGTTATTGAAACTGCCAAAAGCGTGCTCACAGATAGTGGATACGTACTAATCAGAGCGCAATCAAATATCGATAAAGTACATTCAGAAGTTTCAGATCAATTTCGGATGATTACAATAATTCCAATTGAAAACAACGAGGAGGCGTTTATTCTCCTGCAGAAAGCACCAAAGAACCTGCAAATAGAGCCCCTAGTTGTGAAAGTGTCCGAAAATGACAAAATGTTTGAGTGGATAGCTCCAATTCAGTCTGCGCTTAGCTCAAAGACTCCCGTTGTTTTGTATTCGTTTAATGAAGAGCTCAGTGGACTCATTGGGTTAGTGAACTGCTTGCGTAAGGAGCCAGACGGCAATTTGGTTAAGTGCTTCTTTATTGCGGACAAAACTGCACCAGCGTTTAATTTAGCAGATCCGTTCTATTCAGCTCAACACTCGCTCGGATTGGCAATTAACATTTATCGCAAT GGAACTTGGGGTAGTTTAAGGCATTTGAAATTGCCCAAGTCTGATAAACCGATGACCAGATTGGATCACATCTATGGCAATGTGATTCAACGTGGAGATCTGTCAACCCTCCGTTGGCTTGAAGGCCCCCTTAATCCACAAGACTGCATGATCAAAATTGCATACTCATCGCTCAATTTCAGAGATGTTATGCTGGCAACGGGTCGCTTGGCCGTTGAGTTATATGGCTCTAGCCGCATAGACCAGAATTGTGTTCTGGGCTTTGAGTATTCCGGGATCAACACAGTAACGGGCCGGCGTATAATGAGTATGGTTGTTAAGGGTGGCGTTGCTTCTTACGTGGAGAAGCCGTCAAAGCTTATTTGGGATATTCCTGATCACTGGTCACTGAAAGAGGCAGCCACCGTTCCGGTGGTGTATATAACCGTTTACTACGCATTCTTCATGGTAAGTGATATCAGGAAAGGAAAAAGTATTCTTATTCATGCCGGAACCGGGGGCATTGGACTTGCCGCGATTCGAGTGGCATTGGCGTACAACTTGGAAGTCTTTACAACCTGCAGTACACCTCAAAAGAAACAATTTTTACTGGATACATTTCCGCAACTAAAAG AGTCAAACATTGGCAACTCACGGGACACATCTTTTGAGCTGATGATCCAGCGAGAGACGGATGGCAATGGTGTAGACTTTGTGTTGAACTCATTATCTGAAGACAAGCTTCTGGCTTCGGTGCGCTGCCTTGGGAAGTCCGGTCACTTTTTGGAAATTGGCAAATTCGATATGGCCAACGACAGCAAGCTTGGGATGGGATGCTTTTTGAAGGAAATCACTTTCCATGCTGTGTTGGCCGATAGTCTTCTTGTGGCTCCTGAAGAAGACATTTGG CACTTGAAAAGCCTGATCGATGCGGACATTTCTAAAGGCATTATTCAGCCATTGCCCGTCCAAGTGTTTCCGGCTCATGAAATTGAACAGGCATTTAGACACCTAATAGGTGGAAAGCACATCGGAAAGGTGGTAATTCAAGTTCGGGATACACCCGATAATCCGGCTACCTTACCGGTGCGTGTGATGAGCCAAATTTACTTTAAGCCAAACTTATCCTACGTCATTCCGGGCGGCCTAGGAGGCTTTGGAATGGAATTGGCTGATTGGATGGCTCTGCGTGGGGCTCGAAAGCTCATACTCAGCTCCAGTCGCGGGATAACGAAAGACTATCAGTCATATAGAATCGC GCTTTGGAAGACTTACGGCTGCGAAGTTGTGATTAACACGGCAGATATATCGACCATTGAAGGTTGTCAAAAGTTGCTGTCAGAAGCTTCTAAACTCGGTCCTGTGGGAGGTATTTTCAATCTTGCTGTAATGCTACGTGACGCCATTTTTTCAAACCAAAGCTTGGATCAATTTGTGGAGAGCTTTGCTCCTAAAGCAGTAGCAACAAAACATCTGGATACGTTATCACGGGTTTTTTGCCCAGAGCTCGAACATTTTGTGGTGTTTTCAAGTGTGTCCTGTGGCCGTGGAAATGCCGGTCAAACCAATTACGGAATGGCCAACTCTATTATGGAACGTATAATTGAATGTCGCCATAGAGATGGGTTGCCAGGTAAAGCTATTCAGTGGGGTGCTGTTGGCGAGGTGGGACTAGTGGCGGACATGGCCGAAGACAAAATTGACATGGAAATAGGAGGAACCCTTCAGCAAAGAATTGCATCATGTCTTCAAGAGCTTGACCACTTATTAAGTGCCGAATCTCCAATCGTTGCCAGTATGGTCGTAGCTGAGAAACGTTCTGGACGTTCTGGAAACGAAAGTATTATCGATGCGGTTATGAATATTATGGGCATTCGAGATTTAAAATCTGTATCGCTGGGCACAACACTATCAGAGATTGGTATGGACTCATTAATGGCAGTCGAGATCAAGCAAACCCTAGAGCGTGACTTCGAACTAGTTTTGTCACCGCAAGACCTACGGTCGCTAACATTCCAGAAACTTCAGGAGTTTGTTGAAGCTAGGGAAGGAGAGAATACTGATgatataaaaatgattttcgCATCAGATAGTAACCTTTTAGGCATGGACCTACTTCTTCGAAACTTGGGCGATGAAGCGCATTGTGATCAAGTGATGATTCCACTGAACACTTCAGCAGCTCCTTCAAAACAGAGCTTTCCaccaaatataataattcctgGACTAGAGGGGACCGCAGGTCAGGCATGGTACCATATTGGATCGAATTTGCAAAGCAGGGCCGTCGTCCTACAGCTCCATCAATTTGCCAGCCTGGAGACAGTTCAGGAAATAGCTGAGCAAAGCTTAGAA CGTGTTAAGCCAATTTTAAAGCCGACAGAACCATTTTATATTATCGGATATTCATATGGTACTTTTGTGGCGCTTAAGCTAGCGCAGTTACTGGAAAACGCTGGCTTCCGTGGACATATTATGCTGTTAGACGGAGCTCCTCATTTCTTAAAACGACTCACCAATCTTCACTTGGGGGAAAACTTTTCGGATAACGACCTCTAtgaccttcttttaacaaGAATTGTTAATAAGATATTTCATCAAGAGTCCACTGCTGCAGCTTTCCACAAGATCGATAGTCTTGAAGAAAAAATGACATTATTCATGGAGTATGTTGAAAAGCAGAAAGTGTATAGCAAAGAGTACGCTACTACAATGGTGGGTGCCATGTTCCGAAGGGTGAAAATGGCAGCTAAATTCGATTTGGACAGTACAAAGAACCTTAAATCTCCCATTACTCTAGTCCGTCCAGCAGAGGTTTCCCTTCAAGACATTGATGAAGACTATTGTGTTTCGCAGCTGACTGCTGGTAAAGTGGTACTTAAAGTAATTGAAGGAAATCATACAACTATGTTGGATAATCCGGCACTAGCCAAGATAATAAACGATTTTGACCCGACACTTTTGGATGACAAAAATTTTGAAGAATATATTCGAAATGATAAGCCTGTTGCTGTCGTATAA
- the LOC108154972 gene encoding uncharacterized protein LOC108154972, producing MPRQGQALPKLWALLLYAPFFFIRSCDGHGRLIEPPSRASAWRYGFQTPPDYNDHELYCGGFTRQWKRNGGKCGECGDAWDMPEPRPHENGGQWGQGVIVRSYLPASEMTIRVELTASHMGYFEFRLCDDPGAKQACLDKNILHILGGSPAQPSPADMDSRFYPRNGSRIYEIKARLPELTCNQCVLQWRYVAGNNWGMCNDGNGAVGCGPQEEFRSCSDIAITTDARPPMRPIRPLHPTPTRSSTKIPTTNEYDSEEIAFNYSLLLALVITLGVVFCAIGTWYFYRRNFCIFKECSNSVSQKFRNNNKNNASLENAVHNRIFKPLESLGYGGKGVEVDNPPVPPPRTKRDGRIRELSANASSVA from the exons ATGCCACGACAGGGGCAAGCTCTGCCTAAATTGTGGGCTTTACTACTTTAtgctccttttttttttattcgttCCTGCGATGGTCACGGAAGGCTAATCGAACCGCCAAGCAGGGCATCGGCCTGGCGCTATGGATTCCAAACACCGCCAGATTACAATGACCATGAGCTTTATTGCGGCGGGTTTACACGCCAATGGAAGCGAAATGGTGGAAAGTGCGGCGAGTGTGGAGATGCGTGGGACATGCCGGAGCCACGGCCCCATGAAAACGGTGGTCAGTGGGGGCAAGGCGTGATTGTGCGAAGTTATTTGCCAGCATCCGAGATGACGATTCGGGTTGAATTAACTGCCAGCCACATGGG GTATTTTGAGTTTCGGTTATGTGATGATCCGGGTGCCAAACAGGCATGCCTAGATAAAAATATCCTGCATATACTTGGTGGATCTCCTGCGCAGCCAAGTCCAGCGGATATGGACAGCCGCTTCTATCCTCGAAATGGAAGTCGCATATATGAAATCAAAGCACGCTTACCTG AATTGACATGTAATCAATGCGTGCTGCAGTGGCGCTACGTTGCTGGGAATAATTGGGGCATGTGCAACGATGGTAATGGTGCAGTTGGCTGCGGACCCCAGGAGGAATTTCGTTCGTGTTCAGATATCGCAATAACCACGGATGCACGACCTCCTATGCGACCTATTCGACCTTTACACCCAACGCCCACACGATCTAGTACGAAAATACCAACAACTAATGAATATGATTCAGAAGAAATTGCATTTAATTATTCACTTCTATTAGCACTAGTAATTACTCTGGGAGTAGTTTTTTGTGCCATTGGAACTTGGTACTTTTATAGACGAAACTTTTGTATTTTTAAGGAATGCAGCAACTCTGTTTCGCAGAAGTTtagaaataataacaaaaaTAACGCGTCTTTGGAAAATGCTGTCCACAACAGAATCTTCAAACCTCTTGAATCGCTTGGTTATGGGGGTAAAGGTGTCGAGGTGGACAATCCGCCCGTTCCCCCTCCCCGGACCAAGCGAGACGGAAGGATACGGGAATTGTCAGCTAATGCCTCAAGTGTAGCCTAG
- the LOC108154974 gene encoding mediator of RNA polymerase II transcription subunit 21 isoform X1: MADRLTQLQDTVNQQAEHFCNAIGVIQQTSYPSKFGNFDRTGSQTPNPSQPQEDYAQLFAQLIARCAKDIDTLIESLPNEDSSIELQNSSLKRLEMENQETALDLEKVVQKGELLLEKIQSALENIAQAQLDMQITLKSSIKNI, translated from the exons ATGGCAGACAGGCTAACGCAGCTACAGGATACCGTAAACCAA CAGGCCGAGCATTTTTGCAACGCCATAGGTGTAATccaacagacatcttatcccAGTAAATTTGGAAATTTCGACCGCACAGGGTCACAAACGCCGAACCCAAGTCAGCCCCAGGAGGACTATGCTCAGCTATTCGCACAGCTAATTGCACGATGCGCCAAAGATATTGACACATTGATTGAGTCGTTGCCAAATGAAGACAGCTCGATTGAACTCCAAAACTCAAGTCTCAAGAGGCTAGAAATGGAAAATCAAGAGACCGCTCTTGACCTTGAGAAAGTTGTTCAAAAAGGAGAGCTTTTGCTTGAGAAAATTCAGTCTGCTCTGGAGAACATTGCTCAAGCTCAACTTGATATGCAAATAACACTCAAGTCCagtattaaaaatatttga
- the LOC108154974 gene encoding mediator of RNA polymerase II transcription subunit 21 isoform X2, with protein MADRLTQLQDTVNQAEHFCNAIGVIQQTSYPSKFGNFDRTGSQTPNPSQPQEDYAQLFAQLIARCAKDIDTLIESLPNEDSSIELQNSSLKRLEMENQETALDLEKVVQKGELLLEKIQSALENIAQAQLDMQITLKSSIKNI; from the exons ATGGCAGACAGGCTAACGCAGCTACAGGATACCGTAAACCAA GCCGAGCATTTTTGCAACGCCATAGGTGTAATccaacagacatcttatcccAGTAAATTTGGAAATTTCGACCGCACAGGGTCACAAACGCCGAACCCAAGTCAGCCCCAGGAGGACTATGCTCAGCTATTCGCACAGCTAATTGCACGATGCGCCAAAGATATTGACACATTGATTGAGTCGTTGCCAAATGAAGACAGCTCGATTGAACTCCAAAACTCAAGTCTCAAGAGGCTAGAAATGGAAAATCAAGAGACCGCTCTTGACCTTGAGAAAGTTGTTCAAAAAGGAGAGCTTTTGCTTGAGAAAATTCAGTCTGCTCTGGAGAACATTGCTCAAGCTCAACTTGATATGCAAATAACACTCAAGTCCagtattaaaaatatttga